The following proteins come from a genomic window of Crassostrea angulata isolate pt1a10 chromosome 1, ASM2561291v2, whole genome shotgun sequence:
- the LOC128159736 gene encoding methionine-R-sulfoxide reductase B2, mitochondrial-like, with the protein MSLSAVSRVFCRSAFRFQQINKLRNVHAVNKVSICNTQPFRRTSTCRFYSTEVESDDPRTFTDTEWEKRLTPEQYSVTRERKTEEPFSGNYLNHFEKGTYHCVCCDTELFSSDAKYDSHCGWPSFTEAYGTKNGDESTSHILRRPDNSIGMIRTEVICKNCDAHLGHVFDDGPEPTRQRFCINSLSLKFKSYRP; encoded by the exons ATGTCGCTCTCGGCTGTGTCCCGTGTGTTTTGTCGATCAGCTTTTCGATTTCAACAGATCAACAAACTCAGGAATGTCCATGCGGTCAACAAAGTCTCGATCTGCAATACACAACCATTTCGTAGGACGTCCACTTGTCGCT TTTACTCAACTGAAGTGGAGTCGGATGACCCACGGACATTCACTGATACCGAGTGGGAGAAGCGCCTCACCCCTGAGCAGTACAGTGTGACCCGAGAGAGAAAGACCGAGGAG CCTTTCAGTggaaattatttgaatcattttgaaaaagGCACGTACCACTGTGTATGCTGTGACACGGAACTCTTCAG TTCTGATGCCAAGTACGACTCACACTGTGGTTGGCCGTCATTCACCGAGGCTTACGGAACCAAAAATGGAGACGAATCAACGTCCCATATCTTACGTCGACCGGACAACAGCATTGGAATGATTCGCACAGAAGTTATTTGTAAAAAC TGTGATGCCCATCTAGGTCATGTGTTCGATGACGGTCCCGAGCCCACTAGACAGAGGTTTTGTATCAATAGTCTCTCTCTTAAGTTCAAGTCCTACAGACCGTAA
- the LOC128164573 gene encoding BAG family molecular chaperone regulator 3-like: MAGRQFYGNPYSNTNFDDLPPGWEVLHDRNTGWPYFIDHNTKTTSWEDPRNKMRQCGFGFPEQNSFFTREIPVFHESSRPQKWTHQAGHRVGSPGRVSPKRMHSPVTVGSPKRVSPPPATPPMQMPQPFQGVREIPVQHVSSKSHSQHPDLQGYTFYKGNPSASQTPYPQQGYPPSSQSQGTHPATSQGGYPQQQFQQKPKQSHQVPIYHQQSGPQMPQPPYDGPHQQNQQYPVPPQQYQPPQQYQSPPQPPTNQVPPPQQQQYQAKTPPQVRRQFKPTESQKPQDASEVPKEQRSESVESEVHPAASRESGDQMDRAPSESKIHEENLKKIGRIVDEADHIKGRVNSFTGKKSDKEYKYLEEMLNRSILKLDGIEAGDNEAVRQARRSGVKDIQSFLDQLDLKAFVEDQPKEQEPSKMDSSESNQESGQEPMDAESERGSQEQGTETS; the protein is encoded by the exons ATGGCTGGTCGACAGTTCTACGGAAACCCTTATTCGAACACAAACTTCGACGATCTGCCGCCCGGTTGGGAAGTATTACACGATAGAAATACAGGTTGGCCATACTTTATTGACCATAACACTAAAACCACGAGCTGGGAAGATCCACGAAACAAAATG aGACAGTGCGGCTTTGGATTTCCAGAGCAGAATTCTTTCTTCACCAGAGAAATACCAGTATTTCATGAAAGTTCTAGACCTCAGAAATGGACACACCAGGCTGGTCACCGAGTGGGGTCCCCTGGACGGGTGTCCCCAAAGCGAATGCACTCCCCTGTGACTGTGGGGTCACCAAAGAGAGTTAGCCCCCCACCTGCCACACCCCCAATGCAAATGCCACAGCCTTTCCAAGGAGTAAGAGAAATCCCTGTACAACACGTGTCTTCAAAATCTCACAGTCAGCACCCTGATCTCCAGGGCTATACATTCTACAAAGGGAATCCTTCGGCCAGTCAAACTCCCTACCCCCAGCAAGGATATCCCCCGTCCTCCCAGAGTCAGGGGACACACCCAGCGACCTCTCAGGGGGGCTATCCACAGCAACAGTTCCAACAGAAACCTAAACAGTCACATCAGGTTCCAATCTACCACCAACAGAGTGGGCCTCAGATGCCACAGCCACCATATGATGGCCCCCACCAGCAGAATCAACAGTATCCTGTCCCTCCACAGCAATATCAGCCACCCCAGCAGTATCAATCTCCACCCCAACCTCCGACAAATCAGGTGCCCCCACCTCAACAACAGCAGTATCAGGCGAAAACTCCTCCTCAGGTGAGGCGCCAATTTAAGCCAACAGAATCACAGAAACCACAAGATGCCTCGGAGGTCCCTAAAGAACAGAGGAGTGAGAGTGTAGAGTCGGAGGTACACCCTGCTGCATCCAGAGAAAGTGGGGATCAAATGGACAGAGCCCCATCAGAATCGAAAATTCATGaagaaaacttgaaaaaaattggGAGAATAGTGGATGAGGCAGACCATATCAAAGGCCGAGTGAATTCATTTACAGGGAAAAAGTCTGACAAAGAGTACAAATATTTGGAAGAAATGTTGAACAGAAGTATTCTGAAATTAGACGGCATTGAAGCGGGTGATAATGAGGCCGTGAGACAGGCGCGGCGATCAGGGGTCAAGGACATTCAGTCGTTTCTCGATCAGTTGGACCTTAAAGCTTTTGTTGAGGACCAACCAAAAGAGCAAGAACCCTCCAAAATGGACTCCAGTGAATCGAACCAAGAATCGGGTCAGGAACccatggatgctgaatcagaAAGAGGCTCTCAGGAACAGGGCACTGAGACATCTTAA
- the LOC128163475 gene encoding ATP-dependent 6-phosphofructokinase-like isoform X3, whose translation MVSQLLRANFWRKVSETLRTKEEFLEKGQSVIEGELLEKGRISQQQRKECSHLNIVGLVGSIDNDFCGTDMTIGADSALHRIVEAVDCIVTTASSHQRCFVMEVMGRHCGYLALVGALATEADWVFIPEWPPEDGWEDTLCRKLANERSMGQRLNIILVAEGAVDRKGNPITADMVKKVVTDKLKYDTRVTVLGHVQRGGKPTAFDRILGSRMGAEAVLALMDATPNTPACVCSLDGNQTVRVPLMECVERTQAVQKAMNENNFEEAVRLRGKSFQNNLLTYRMLTKLRPPKDKCDPSGTSCSTGIKLGVMSIGAPACGSNAAVRSFVRVALTKGYEVLGLHDSFDGLIFGNTTGLIDPVKPMSWTDVQGWSGHGGSLLGTKKCVGSRYGMQKIAEKLKEHNISGLLIIGGFEAYHSALEMAEARKEFDAFCIPMVVIPCTISNNVPGTDFSLGADTALNEITDICDRIKQSATGTKRRVFVVETMGGYCGYLATMSGLAGGADAAYIFEEDVNITMLRDDVFHLKDKIVNMGVQRGLILRNENANSNYTTDFIEHLFSEEGKGVFTCRKNVLGHMQQGGMPSPFDRNFGTKMAAKALHYMSDQIQQSVESSGKVYRNDPASAVLLGMQRRHLSFTPVEELKKTTDFTHRIPKDQWWLKLRPLLRILTKHKEKAYTPEGIFAGVDDFEDEDNI comes from the exons ATGGTCAGTCAGTTATTGAGGGCAAACTTCTGGAGAAAGGTCAGTGAGACATTGAGGACGAAGGAAGAGTTTCTGGAGAAAGGTCAGTCAGTTATTGAGGGCGAACTTCTGGAGAAAG GTCGTATCAGCCAGCAGCAGAGGAAGGAGTGCTCTCACCTTAACATCGTGGGATTGGTCGGTTCTATTGACAACGACTTCTGTGGGACAGACATGACCATCGGGGCCGACTCCGCCCTCCATCGTATTGTGGAGGCAGTCGACTGCATTGTCACTACAGCTTCAAG ccATCAGAGATGCTTTGTCATGGAGGTGATGGGGAGACATTGTGG GTACCTTGCATTAGTGGGAGCTCTGGCAACGGAGGCAGACTGGGTGTTTATCCCTGAGTGGCCCCCCGAGGATGGGTGGGAGGACACGCTTTGTAGGAAACTGGCCAAT GAGAGATCGATGGGACAGCGGCTGAACATCATCCTGGTGGCTGAGGGTGCTGTGGACAGGAAAGGGAACCCCATCACCGCCGACATGGTCAAAAAG GTTGTGACTGATAAGTTGAAGTATGACACCAGAGTTACTGTCCTTGGTCACGTACAGCGAGGAGGGAAGCCAACAGCCTTTGACAGGATTCTA GGTTCCAGAATGGGGGCGGAGGCAGTGCTGGCCCTGATGGATGCCACCCCTAACACCCCCGCCTGTGTGTGCTCACTGGACGGGAACCAGACTGTGAGGGTGCCACTGATGGAGTGTGTGGAGAGG ACGCAGGCTGTACAGAAGGCGATGAATGAGAATAACTTTGAAGAAGCCGTGCGACTCAGAGGAAA GAGCTTCCAGAACAACCTGTTGACCTACAGAATGCTGACCAAGCTCCGTCCCCCAAAGGACAAGTGTGACCCCTCAGGAACTTCCTGCTCT ACCGGTATAAAGCTGGGAGTAATGTCTATCGGGGCACCTGCTTGCGGCTCCAATGCAGCGGTCAGATCCTTCGTCAGAGTGGCCCTCACCAAAGGCTATGAGGTTCTGGGACTCCACGACTCGTTTGATGGACTCATCTTTGGAAAT ACCACTGGTCTTATTGACCCG GTCAAGCCAATGAGTTGGACCGATGTCCAGGGGTGGTCGGGCCACGGCGGCTCTCTCCTCGGAACAAAAAA ATGTGTTGGATCCAGATACGGCATGCAAAAGATTGCAGAAAAATTAAAGGAACACAATATCAGTGGATTGCTGATCATAGGGGGCTTTGAG GCATACCACAGCGCCCTGGAGATGGCAGAAGCCAGAAAGGAGTTTGATGCGTTCTGTATCCCCATGGTGGTGATCCCATGTACCATCAGTAACAACGTCCCTGGGACAGACTTCAGCCTGGGGGCTGACACCGCCCTCAACGAAATCACTGAC ATCTGTGATAGAATCAAACAGTCAGCCACAGGAACAAAGCGGCGAGTCTTCGTGGTGGAGACTATGGGAGGTTACTGTGGTTACCTGGCCACAATGAGTGGACTTGCGGGTGGGGCTGACGCCGCCTATATATTTGAGGAGGATGTCAACATCACCATGCTCAGG GACGATGTCTTCCATTTAAAAGACAAAATTGTTAACATGGGAGTTCAAAGAGGACTAATCTTGAG GAACGAAAATGCCAATTCCAACTACACAACTGATTTCATAGAGCACCTGTTCTCCGAGGAGGGGAAAGGTGTGTTTACCTGTCGTAAGAACGTCCTGGGTCACATGCAACAAGGGGGCATGCCGTCCCCGTTCGACAGGAATTTCGGAACAAAGATGGCGGCTAAGGCCCTTCACTACATGTCTGATCAAATCCAGCAAAGTGTGGAGTCCT cTGGCAAGGTTTACAGGAATGACCCTGCCTCGGCTGTCCTCCTTGGAATGCAGAGACGCCATCTGTCCTTCACCCCTGTCGAGGAACTCAAGAAAACAACAGATTTTAC ACACAGAATTCCCAAGGACCAGTGGTGGCTGAAGCTCCGCCCCCTGCTCAGAATTCTGACGAAGCACAAGGAGAAGGCCTACACCCCCGAAGGGATCTTCGCCGGCGTGGATGATTTTGAGGACGAGGACAACATATAG